ATGATCTTGATAGCGGAAAACAGCGAGACTGGCCTCATTTAACTCCAAAAATCCTTCCGTCCCTTCCACGCTGATATTAAATCCCATGTCCCGGTACCCGGGGCGGCTCCAGGAGACATGAAGATCGCCGAAAAAATTTTCGTGTTCCAATGTCGCGCAGGCGATGTCCTCGACTTGGGCGAACAGCCGGATCGCGCGCGCCCGGACTTCATGCGGCAATCCAAAAAACGATTGAACCAGGTAAAGCAGGTGGCTGCCGACGATGGCCACGGCCCCGCCGCCTGAAATGGCCGGATTTTGCCGCCATCCCTCGTGGCGTTCGAAAACCTCGGCCAGGTAAAGAGAAGCCCGGTAATGGCGGATTTGTCCGAGGTGGTTTTGTTTCAGAAGCTCTTGAGCCTTTTGAACAAGCGGGTAATGGGCCACCATATAACCCACGGCATGAGCCGGAGCGTCTTGCGATGGAACAAGTCCGGTCATGGCTAAAGCGTCTTGCAAGCTGCCGGCCATGGGTTTTTCGATAAAAAGAGAAATGCCTTTGGCTAAACAGGCCTGGGCCATGGCTTTATTGACGGCCGGGGGCACGCAGGCCACAAGGCCGTCCGGCTGCGTCTCTTCGATCATGCGTTCAACCGAATCAAAAACCGGGATATCAAGCCCAAGCCCTTCGATTTGGCGTTTAGCTGCGCCCGTTTCCTTATCCATTAAAGCGACGACTTCGGCGTTTTTAATGTTTTTAAGAATCGAGAGGTGAAGCAGGCCGATTTTACCCAACCCCGCCAAAGCGATTTTGACTTTGTTCATGAGGCGAAGGTGCGGCGCAATCCCTCGGCCAAAGGCAAGGGTTCGATGCCCAAGCCGCGCATGGACCCGATATCCACGCGAGAGGCCTCGGCCAATCCACGCAGATTATCCACGGTGATGGGCGGCTTTTTGAGAATCAGGGAAAGCGTCCGGGCCCCGGCAAAGGCCACAGGCATGGGGATGGGGATGAATAGGCGTTGTTTATTCATGACTTGCGCGATTCGCCCGATCCATTGCTTGAGGGTGACGGCATCCGGACCCGCGATGTCCACGAGCTTGAGCCCGTTTGATTCGACGAGCCCGGCCAGAGTTCGGGCCACATCATCAAGTAAAACCGGTTGAAACTCAGCGGGTGAGTCGGGAAAAGGGATGACGGGAAACGCATTGATCAAACGCACAAGTTTGGCAAATAATCCCAAATCACCCGGCCCGTACACAATGGCGGGCCGGACGATGACGTAATCGAGGCCTGATTGTTGAACAGCTTCCTCCGCCGTTTTTTTGCTTTGCGCGTAGTCGCTTAAGCGGCGGGCGGTCACCGACTGGGTGCTGACAAAAATAAAACGCTCAACCCTCGCTTCCTGCGCGGCTGCGATTAAGCGTTGGGTCATGTCCACATTGTGTTTTTGAAATTCATTCCGGGAATGGGCGGCTTCCGGAGTCTTGGCGGCCAAATGCAGGACAGTCCGGGCTCCGCTTAAAGCCTCGCGCAATTGACGGGTGGTCTCCTGGTTTAAATCGCTCAAATCGCCGGTGTACATTCGCGTCCGGCGCAAATGTTCGGGAATATTCGCTCCGGGCCGATGCCGCCAGGAGGCGATGTCATAACCTTTGTTGATCAGCGTAGCAACGGCGGCTTTTCCGATAAAGCCGGACGCTCCGGTGATGAAAATTTTTTCTTTCATGAGCGCCGCCGCTGAAGGACAAAGGCATGGTGAATGGCTAAAACCGGCATCAATGGAGCCAGCGCAACGTTATCGATCCAGCGCAGAACGGGAAAAAAAGCCGTGGGCGCCAATTGGGGCCGCCAATTGCCCCCGGTGCACAGGTATTCGATAAAGCTGAAAGGGCGATGAAAGCGCAATTGAAAATCGGGGAATTCTTGTTGAAATTGCTCCCGGTCTCTTTTGAGGAGAAGGTAGCTTAAGGCTTGGTTGGCGCCGCTCATGGGACCCGTGGAGGGAAATTCCCAGGTTTTAGCCTTGGCATTGAAAGGCTCTTCGTGAAAATGAGTGAACAGGATTTTCGCGGTCAATCCCCAATAAGGCTCAACCGCGACAATAACGCCGCCCGGCTTTAAAATCCGCAGGGCTTCCTTAAAAAAGCGCCGGATCTCCGGAATATGGTGCAGGCAGGCAAAAGCATAAATGGCGGCCGTGGATTCATTGTCGAAGGGAAAGGACCGGGCGTCGAGCACGCGATCCAAGCCCGGCACAGGTTTGACATCCGTGGTGATGGCCTGGGGCCGGATTTCTTTAAAGAACCCGCCGCCGCTGCCGATTTCGATTTCCAGACCCTCAACCCCGGCCGCTATTTCCTCGCGCCGGCGCACCATGTCCTTATAGACGCATTCGTGAAAATCGCGCAGGGGCTTTTTTGTCTTAAAAATTTGAGCTTGAAGAATCGCGCTTTGGGCGCTGTCTTGGTCGAGATTTTTATAGGAAGAATGCTTGAAAAAATGAGCCAACCCCACGGTTAAATAGTAGCAATTCAGGCTCTCCCCGGAGTCAGGGGGATGGTAAAATTAACCACCCTTAATGCTATTCGACGTAAAAGGTAATTAATATTCAATGACGGCAGTGCTAGTCAGAGAAGGGCTATCTGGAACACCTTGGAATAAAGGCCTGACGAAATTAACGCATCCCAGTGTCGCAAAAATGGCCTTGTCCAGATCAGGCAAGCGCTACGGTCCCTATCGTTCTTCCAAACCTTTGAATTTGTCTCGTTCTGCCGAGCTGGCCGAATTGATAGGGATTATTTTGGGAGATGGATCTCTTGCGCCAAGCTCACGCACCCAGAGATTGTTGATTTCTCTCGATTCACGCGTTCAAGATCAAGTGCGTTATACGGCTTATTTAATGAAAAATGTTTTTGAGATTGAGCCTAAGGTGGTCCTTCAAAAAGGAGCCCATTGTAACCGTGTTTACATCTATCACAATGGGATCGCCGAAGCCTTGGGTTTGCCGCTCGGCAACAAGATAAAAAATGACGTTGGAGTTCCCCGATGGATTAAGGACGACGACAGCCATCTCAAACTATGTTTGCGGGGTTTATTTGAAACAGACGGCAGTTATTACGAACAGCCGCACAACTCGACTTATGTTTTGGACTTTAAAAATAAATGCCGGCAACTTTTGCAGGACGTTTTTGACGGTTTGGTTCAGCTCGGCTACCGTCCGCAAAAGGGCGGCGATTATGTTAGGCTAGCGAAAAAGGCCGAAGTTCAAAAATTTGCCAAGGAAATAAACTTTCGAAATTTTAGTTGCCGGATCAGATAACGGTAGTCTGCGTGGCTCTGAACCACGTCGTCTAGGTTCGAATCCTAGTCCGGCAGAGGTCTTTGACAGTAAACAAACCGCCCCTCCAAGTGGTCCAGATCCCCCCATATTTTGGGTAAAGGCTTTAAAGAAATCTGGACATTGGACTTCACGGCATCCAGGGTAACCTCTTTAACCAGAAGGCTT
Above is a genomic segment from Elusimicrobiota bacterium containing:
- a CDS encoding Gfo/Idh/MocA family oxidoreductase; amino-acid sequence: MNKVKIALAGLGKIGLLHLSILKNIKNAEVVALMDKETGAAKRQIEGLGLDIPVFDSVERMIEETQPDGLVACVPPAVNKAMAQACLAKGISLFIEKPMAGSLQDALAMTGLVPSQDAPAHAVGYMVAHYPLVQKAQELLKQNHLGQIRHYRASLYLAEVFERHEGWRQNPAISGGGAVAIVGSHLLYLVQSFFGLPHEVRARAIRLFAQVEDIACATLEHENFFGDLHVSWSRPGYRDMGFNISVEGTEGFLELNEASLAVFRYQDHQKDGWQVYYPWDITTNAPDHLEPGQMGYWAQDNDFIQAISERRPAKVTWEDGLKTQKLIEAIYRSSRIQGRGFALAELG
- a CDS encoding NAD-dependent epimerase/dehydratase family protein — its product is MKEKIFITGASGFIGKAAVATLINKGYDIASWRHRPGANIPEHLRRTRMYTGDLSDLNQETTRQLREALSGARTVLHLAAKTPEAAHSRNEFQKHNVDMTQRLIAAAQEARVERFIFVSTQSVTARRLSDYAQSKKTAEEAVQQSGLDYVIVRPAIVYGPGDLGLFAKLVRLINAFPVIPFPDSPAEFQPVLLDDVARTLAGLVESNGLKLVDIAGPDAVTLKQWIGRIAQVMNKQRLFIPIPMPVAFAGARTLSLILKKPPITVDNLRGLAEASRVDIGSMRGLGIEPLPLAEGLRRTFAS
- a CDS encoding class I SAM-dependent methyltransferase, with the protein product MAHFFKHSSYKNLDQDSAQSAILQAQIFKTKKPLRDFHECVYKDMVRRREEIAAGVEGLEIEIGSGGGFFKEIRPQAITTDVKPVPGLDRVLDARSFPFDNESTAAIYAFACLHHIPEIRRFFKEALRILKPGGVIVAVEPYWGLTAKILFTHFHEEPFNAKAKTWEFPSTGPMSGANQALSYLLLKRDREQFQQEFPDFQLRFHRPFSFIEYLCTGGNWRPQLAPTAFFPVLRWIDNVALAPLMPVLAIHHAFVLQRRRS